In a genomic window of Lepisosteus oculatus isolate fLepOcu1 chromosome 5, fLepOcu1.hap2, whole genome shotgun sequence:
- the LOC102684192 gene encoding histone H4 transcription factor isoform X3 has protein sequence MVKKRCLSDFMVACEWASCSFKGRSMEELSDHMSLHMKEHLGDGDAIEELDEYACLWQGCEFLAMGSPSELVVHAHFHTFHAKLKFIGTQLLQLHPELRSCRQDLHGNNLVPELAEGFVCQWEHCDSTFNNPEWFYRHVDMHAHCTKSQTLPDQHQVLFCSWKGCDAFFKIKYRLREHLRSHTQERVVACPTCGCMFASNTKFFDHIQRQAVTEESFVCEHCDKPFANERLLRDHVRQHVNHIKCPLCDMTCTTLASLKTHIKFRHCDERPFPCDFCESSFKNSHDLRKHMETHNEGAAFHCSVEGCKYSSRMAHTMSQHYKRVHEGDRVSRYKCHLCDKTFSWCYTLTLHLRKKHELKWPSGHSRFRYKEDEDGYLRLNMVRYETVEVTEEIMKNMARKRTPRKAPGSAGQSRRAAALPAASSPSSSSPSSSSSSSSSSSPGSVTMVSEDSAQPVYCVLSNVTELTPMPDPPSLQAGSSGAEAALTAVARGLGIEVV, from the exons atggtgaagaagaggTGTCTGTCCGACTTCATGGTGGCGTGTGAGTGGGCATCCTGCTCCTTCAAGGGCCGGAGCATGGAGGAGCTGAGCGACCACATGTCCCTTCACATGAAGGAGCACCTGGGAGACGGAGACGCCATCGAAGAGCTCG ACGAGTACGCCTGCCTGTGGCAGGGCTGTGAGTTCCTGGCGATGGGCAGCCCCAGCGAGCTGGTGGTGCACGCCCACTTCCACACCTTCCACGCCAAGCTCAAGTTCATCGGCACGCAGCTGCTGCAGTTGCACCCGGAGCTGCGCAGCTGCCGGCAGGATCTCCACGGCAACAACCTGGTGCCGGAGCTGGCAGAGGGATTCGTGTGCCAGTGGGAGCACTGCGAC AGCACTTTCAACAACCCCGAGTGGTTCTACCGCCACGTGGACATGCACGCTCACTGCACCAAGAGCcagaccctgccggaccagcaCCAGGTTCTGTTCTGCAGCTGGAAAG GCTGCGATGCCTTCTTCAAGATCAAGTACCGCCTGCGGGAGCACCTGCGCAGCCACACGCAGGAGCGCGTGGTGGCCTGCCCCACCTGCGGGTGCATGTTCGCCAGCAACACCAAGTTCTTTGATCACATCCAGAGACAGGCAGTGACAGAGG AGTCCTTTGTGTGCGAGCACTGCGACAAGCCATTTGCCAACGAGAGGTTGCTGAGAGACCATGTTCGTCAGCACG tGAACCACATCAAGTGCCCGCTGTGTGACATGACCTGCACTACGCTGGCCTCCCTGAAGACGCACATCAAGTTCCGCCACTGTGACGAGCGTCCCTTCCCCTGTGACTTCTGCGAGAGCAG ttttaaaaactcCCACGACCTGCGCAAGCACATGGAGACTCACAACGAGGGAGCTGCCTTCCACTGCAGTGTGGAGGGCTGCAAGTACTCCTCCCGCATGGCGCACACCATGAGCCAGCACTACAAGAGGGTGCATGAG GGGGACAGGGTGTCCAGGTACAAGTGCCACCTCTGTGACAAGACCTTCTCCTGGTGCTACACGCTCACCCTTCATCTGAGGAAGAAGCACGAGCTCAAGTGGCCTTCTGGGCACTCGCGGTTCAG GTACAAGGAGGACGAGGACGGGTACCTGCGCCTCAACATGGTGCGCTACGAGACGGTGGAGGTCACGGAGGAGATCATGAAGAACATGGCGAGGAAGAGGACGCCGCGCAAGGCGCCGGGCTCGGCCGGCCAATCCAGGCGCGCCGCCGCCCTCCCCGCTGCCAGTTCACCTTCCTCTTCCagcccctcttcctcctcctcctcctcctcctcctcctcgccagGCAGCGTTACCATGGTGTCGGAGGACAGTGCCCAGCCCGTGTACTGCGTCCTGAGCAACGTCACGGAGCTGACCCCCATGCCGGACCCCCCCTCGCTGCAGGCGGGCTCCTCCGGGGCCGAGGCCGCGCTGACCGCAGTGGCCAGGGGGCTGGGGATAGAGGTCGTCTGA
- the LOC102684192 gene encoding histone H4 transcription factor isoform X2 has protein sequence MLAKTMVKKRCLSDFMVACEWASCSFKGRSMEELSDHMSLHMKEHLGDGDAIEELDEYACLWQGCEFLAMGSPSELVVHAHFHTFHAKLKFIGTQLLQLHPELRSCRQDLHGNNLVPELAEGFVCQWEHCDSTFNNPEWFYRHVDMHAHCTKSQTLPDQHQVLFCSWKGCDAFFKIKYRLREHLRSHTQERVVACPTCGCMFASNTKFFDHIQRQAVTEESFVCEHCDKPFANERLLRDHVRQHVNHIKCPLCDMTCTTLASLKTHIKFRHCDERPFPCDFCESSFKNSHDLRKHMETHNEGAAFHCSVEGCKYSSRMAHTMSQHYKRVHEGDRVSRYKCHLCDKTFSWCYTLTLHLRKKHELKWPSGHSRFRYKEDEDGYLRLNMVRYETVEVTEEIMKNMARKRTPRKAPGSAGQSRRAAALPAASSPSSSSPSSSSSSSSSSSPGSVTMVSEDSAQPVYCVLSNVTELTPMPDPPSLQAGSSGAEAALTAVARGLGIEVV, from the exons AT GCTGGCGaagaccatggtgaagaagaggTGTCTGTCCGACTTCATGGTGGCGTGTGAGTGGGCATCCTGCTCCTTCAAGGGCCGGAGCATGGAGGAGCTGAGCGACCACATGTCCCTTCACATGAAGGAGCACCTGGGAGACGGAGACGCCATCGAAGAGCTCG ACGAGTACGCCTGCCTGTGGCAGGGCTGTGAGTTCCTGGCGATGGGCAGCCCCAGCGAGCTGGTGGTGCACGCCCACTTCCACACCTTCCACGCCAAGCTCAAGTTCATCGGCACGCAGCTGCTGCAGTTGCACCCGGAGCTGCGCAGCTGCCGGCAGGATCTCCACGGCAACAACCTGGTGCCGGAGCTGGCAGAGGGATTCGTGTGCCAGTGGGAGCACTGCGAC AGCACTTTCAACAACCCCGAGTGGTTCTACCGCCACGTGGACATGCACGCTCACTGCACCAAGAGCcagaccctgccggaccagcaCCAGGTTCTGTTCTGCAGCTGGAAAG GCTGCGATGCCTTCTTCAAGATCAAGTACCGCCTGCGGGAGCACCTGCGCAGCCACACGCAGGAGCGCGTGGTGGCCTGCCCCACCTGCGGGTGCATGTTCGCCAGCAACACCAAGTTCTTTGATCACATCCAGAGACAGGCAGTGACAGAGG AGTCCTTTGTGTGCGAGCACTGCGACAAGCCATTTGCCAACGAGAGGTTGCTGAGAGACCATGTTCGTCAGCACG tGAACCACATCAAGTGCCCGCTGTGTGACATGACCTGCACTACGCTGGCCTCCCTGAAGACGCACATCAAGTTCCGCCACTGTGACGAGCGTCCCTTCCCCTGTGACTTCTGCGAGAGCAG ttttaaaaactcCCACGACCTGCGCAAGCACATGGAGACTCACAACGAGGGAGCTGCCTTCCACTGCAGTGTGGAGGGCTGCAAGTACTCCTCCCGCATGGCGCACACCATGAGCCAGCACTACAAGAGGGTGCATGAG GGGGACAGGGTGTCCAGGTACAAGTGCCACCTCTGTGACAAGACCTTCTCCTGGTGCTACACGCTCACCCTTCATCTGAGGAAGAAGCACGAGCTCAAGTGGCCTTCTGGGCACTCGCGGTTCAG GTACAAGGAGGACGAGGACGGGTACCTGCGCCTCAACATGGTGCGCTACGAGACGGTGGAGGTCACGGAGGAGATCATGAAGAACATGGCGAGGAAGAGGACGCCGCGCAAGGCGCCGGGCTCGGCCGGCCAATCCAGGCGCGCCGCCGCCCTCCCCGCTGCCAGTTCACCTTCCTCTTCCagcccctcttcctcctcctcctcctcctcctcctcctcgccagGCAGCGTTACCATGGTGTCGGAGGACAGTGCCCAGCCCGTGTACTGCGTCCTGAGCAACGTCACGGAGCTGACCCCCATGCCGGACCCCCCCTCGCTGCAGGCGGGCTCCTCCGGGGCCGAGGCCGCGCTGACCGCAGTGGCCAGGGGGCTGGGGATAGAGGTCGTCTGA
- the LOC102684192 gene encoding histone H4 transcription factor isoform X1 yields MFRFSRGSVCLMFNKWLAKTMVKKRCLSDFMVACEWASCSFKGRSMEELSDHMSLHMKEHLGDGDAIEELDEYACLWQGCEFLAMGSPSELVVHAHFHTFHAKLKFIGTQLLQLHPELRSCRQDLHGNNLVPELAEGFVCQWEHCDSTFNNPEWFYRHVDMHAHCTKSQTLPDQHQVLFCSWKGCDAFFKIKYRLREHLRSHTQERVVACPTCGCMFASNTKFFDHIQRQAVTEESFVCEHCDKPFANERLLRDHVRQHVNHIKCPLCDMTCTTLASLKTHIKFRHCDERPFPCDFCESSFKNSHDLRKHMETHNEGAAFHCSVEGCKYSSRMAHTMSQHYKRVHEGDRVSRYKCHLCDKTFSWCYTLTLHLRKKHELKWPSGHSRFRYKEDEDGYLRLNMVRYETVEVTEEIMKNMARKRTPRKAPGSAGQSRRAAALPAASSPSSSSPSSSSSSSSSSSPGSVTMVSEDSAQPVYCVLSNVTELTPMPDPPSLQAGSSGAEAALTAVARGLGIEVV; encoded by the exons ATGTTTCGTTTTTCACGGGGATCAGTTTGCTTGATGTTCAACAAATG GCTGGCGaagaccatggtgaagaagaggTGTCTGTCCGACTTCATGGTGGCGTGTGAGTGGGCATCCTGCTCCTTCAAGGGCCGGAGCATGGAGGAGCTGAGCGACCACATGTCCCTTCACATGAAGGAGCACCTGGGAGACGGAGACGCCATCGAAGAGCTCG ACGAGTACGCCTGCCTGTGGCAGGGCTGTGAGTTCCTGGCGATGGGCAGCCCCAGCGAGCTGGTGGTGCACGCCCACTTCCACACCTTCCACGCCAAGCTCAAGTTCATCGGCACGCAGCTGCTGCAGTTGCACCCGGAGCTGCGCAGCTGCCGGCAGGATCTCCACGGCAACAACCTGGTGCCGGAGCTGGCAGAGGGATTCGTGTGCCAGTGGGAGCACTGCGAC AGCACTTTCAACAACCCCGAGTGGTTCTACCGCCACGTGGACATGCACGCTCACTGCACCAAGAGCcagaccctgccggaccagcaCCAGGTTCTGTTCTGCAGCTGGAAAG GCTGCGATGCCTTCTTCAAGATCAAGTACCGCCTGCGGGAGCACCTGCGCAGCCACACGCAGGAGCGCGTGGTGGCCTGCCCCACCTGCGGGTGCATGTTCGCCAGCAACACCAAGTTCTTTGATCACATCCAGAGACAGGCAGTGACAGAGG AGTCCTTTGTGTGCGAGCACTGCGACAAGCCATTTGCCAACGAGAGGTTGCTGAGAGACCATGTTCGTCAGCACG tGAACCACATCAAGTGCCCGCTGTGTGACATGACCTGCACTACGCTGGCCTCCCTGAAGACGCACATCAAGTTCCGCCACTGTGACGAGCGTCCCTTCCCCTGTGACTTCTGCGAGAGCAG ttttaaaaactcCCACGACCTGCGCAAGCACATGGAGACTCACAACGAGGGAGCTGCCTTCCACTGCAGTGTGGAGGGCTGCAAGTACTCCTCCCGCATGGCGCACACCATGAGCCAGCACTACAAGAGGGTGCATGAG GGGGACAGGGTGTCCAGGTACAAGTGCCACCTCTGTGACAAGACCTTCTCCTGGTGCTACACGCTCACCCTTCATCTGAGGAAGAAGCACGAGCTCAAGTGGCCTTCTGGGCACTCGCGGTTCAG GTACAAGGAGGACGAGGACGGGTACCTGCGCCTCAACATGGTGCGCTACGAGACGGTGGAGGTCACGGAGGAGATCATGAAGAACATGGCGAGGAAGAGGACGCCGCGCAAGGCGCCGGGCTCGGCCGGCCAATCCAGGCGCGCCGCCGCCCTCCCCGCTGCCAGTTCACCTTCCTCTTCCagcccctcttcctcctcctcctcctcctcctcctcctcgccagGCAGCGTTACCATGGTGTCGGAGGACAGTGCCCAGCCCGTGTACTGCGTCCTGAGCAACGTCACGGAGCTGACCCCCATGCCGGACCCCCCCTCGCTGCAGGCGGGCTCCTCCGGGGCCGAGGCCGCGCTGACCGCAGTGGCCAGGGGGCTGGGGATAGAGGTCGTCTGA